ATCAAGCCGGTGGATCGTCATGTCAAACAAGTCCCCCGCGCCCGCCAAGTGGGTATATTGTCGCCAACCCCAACTAGTCTCTGGCCAGTCGAGAAACCGCTGGCTGCGAAAGTGCCGCGGCTCCCCCAAGGCCCCCGTGGTCAGCAAATGCCGCAGATACCGCATCGACGGGGCAAAGCGATACGTAAACGCCGTCATGTGGACCACGCCATTGTCCCGCGCGGCGTGATACATGGCGGCGACCTCGCCGGCGTTCAGGCCCAGCGGTTTTTCACACATGATGTGCTTGCCATTGCGGGCGGCGGCCACGGCAATGGGCAAATGCGTAAAGTTGGGCGTGGCGATAATGACCGCGTCGATGTCGGGATCGGCGCAGAGTTGTTCGGGATCGGTGGTGGTTTTGGCCAAATTCCAGTCGGATTGGCGCGCGGCCAGCAGGTTGGGATCGGTATCGCAAGCGGCGACTAACTGGCAGCGCGGGTCTAGCCGAATCGCGGGAACGTGGTGGTAATCGCTGACTTTACCAGCGCCGATAATGGCAATGCGTATGGGTTGGGTCATGGGTAGTCCAAGTAAAT
Above is a window of Pirellulales bacterium DNA encoding:
- a CDS encoding Gfo/Idh/MocA family oxidoreductase codes for the protein MTQPIRIAIIGAGKVSDYHHVPAIRLDPRCQLVAACDTDPNLLAARQSDWNLAKTTTDPEQLCADPDIDAVIIATPNFTHLPIAVAAARNGKHIMCEKPLGLNAGEVAAMYHAARDNGVVHMTAFTYRFAPSMRYLRHLLTTGALGEPRHFRSQRFLDWPETSWGWRQYTHLAGAGDLFDMTIHRLDFAIDLLGPIKSICGAVARFAPRTQTPDGRECAPSDVDDWSSLIGEFASGATGVWEGTTLAKGYGRRGFGHEWAEINGSEASAVYQLHEPNTLLLGRTGQDLAPVPVPAEFLKPADSPRDPAVGDPATVFRYDLMWEFVSAIVEGRQAVPSFYDGLNAQLVADACLQSHRERRWIDTPLAAR